A DNA window from Tachysurus vachellii isolate PV-2020 chromosome 20, HZAU_Pvac_v1, whole genome shotgun sequence contains the following coding sequences:
- the LOC132863594 gene encoding histamine N-methyltransferase-like, producing the protein MSTEQQAEDRKKKIKTIKMQSLLDDYSKYLMTFEVLLANSAEHQCMKDFIHTTLPDILANIGSGGSTLNVMGVGTGSGEIDLEILKLLHKMHPDAKVENEVVEPSDVMIKKHKALLSKTPGLDYVNFTFNEMTAVEFENECKTRNSEKKMHFINMIQMLYYVEDPEATLSFYRSLLHKDGKVLLILIAGECAWARLTEVFEDQMYKQGTAQNLSTSRIKSFLDSKKIPYKNYKLQSLLDITESFIPGDKKGDKILDLLTEVIEFRKTASPEQKEKVMKFLKLNSQTVNGRILFDCSTEALLIDA; encoded by the exons ATGTCTACAGAACAACAGGCTGAAGAcagaaa gaaaaaaataaaaacaataaagatgcAGAGCCTTCTGGACGACTATTCTAAATACCTTATGACCTTTGAGGTGCTGTTGGCGAATTCTGCCGAACACCAGTGCATGAAAGATTTCATCCATACGACTCTTCCAGACATCCTGGCcaa CATCGGATCAGGAGGATCCACTCTGAATGTGATGGGAGTAGGAACCGGATCAG GTGAGATCGACCTGGAAATTCTCAAACTGCTGCACAAAATGCACCCGGATGCCAAAGTGGAGAACGAGGTGGTGGAGCCCAGCGACGTCatgattaaaaaacataaag CTTTATTATCCAAAACGCCCGGACTCGATTACGTGAACTTCACTTTTAATGAGATGACTGCGGTGGAGTTCGAGAACGAATGTAAGACCAGGAACTCTGAGAAGAAGATGCACTTTATTAACATGATTCAG ATGCTGTACTATGTGGAGGATCCAGAGGCCACGCTTTCCTTCTACAGAAGTTTACTGCACAAAGATGGCAAAGTCCTCCTTATCCTGATAGCAG GTGAATGCGCATGGGCCAGGTTGACAGAAGTGTTTGAAGATCAGATGTACAAGCAGGGAACTGCACAGAACTTGTCAACCAGCCGAATCAAGAGCTTTCTGGATTCCAAAAAAATCCCCTACAAAAACTACAAACTCCAGTCCCTGTTGGACATCACTGAGAGTTTCATACCTGGAGATAAAAAAGGAGACAAGATACTGGATCTCCTGACCGAAGTGATTGAGTTCCGTAAGACCGCTTCACCGGAGCAGAAGGAGAAAGTGATGAAGTTTCTAAAACTAAACAGCCAAACTGTGAATGGCAGGATCCTGTTCGACTGCAGCACCGAGGCCTTGCTGATCGACGCATAG